The following are from one region of the Methanothermobacter sp. genome:
- a CDS encoding HisA/HisF family protein — protein sequence MIEVIPVIDLRGGIAVAGKSGERENYRPLETVFSSSPDPVNIALSLRAAGARSIYIADLDAIEGTGSNLDLTGRVNHVLPVTLDAGVKNRETFRFMLQFASRVVAATETLESTEELEYILKTYPPERTVVSVDVKDMKLHSENIDLELEEFRDLLLGYESDVILLDLGAVGTSSGFNRKLLELFRPLIRRIIPGGGVLPSEIPELEAMGVGKVLVGRALHEGMVRPG from the coding sequence ATGATTGAAGTCATACCTGTTATTGATCTGAGGGGAGGTATAGCGGTAGCCGGCAAATCCGGTGAACGTGAAAATTACAGGCCCCTCGAGACGGTGTTCTCGTCATCCCCCGACCCTGTGAACATAGCACTCTCCCTGAGGGCAGCCGGGGCGCGGTCAATCTACATAGCCGACCTTGACGCCATTGAGGGCACAGGATCCAATCTTGATCTCACAGGAAGGGTTAACCATGTGCTGCCGGTGACCCTCGACGCAGGGGTAAAAAACAGGGAGACATTCCGATTCATGCTCCAGTTTGCATCAAGGGTTGTTGCCGCGACAGAGACCCTTGAGAGTACAGAGGAACTTGAATACATCCTTAAAACCTACCCACCCGAGAGGACCGTTGTGAGCGTGGATGTTAAGGACATGAAGCTCCACTCAGAGAACATTGACCTTGAACTTGAAGAATTCAGGGACCTCCTCCTTGGCTATGAGTCTGATGTCATACTCCTTGACCTGGGGGCTGTTGGCACATCCTCAGGGTTCAACAGGAAACTCCTTGAACTCTTCAGACCACTCATCAGGAGGATTATACCCGGCGGCGGCGTTCTACCCAGTGAGATACCTGAACTTGAGGCAATGGGTGTGGGGAAGGTTCTTGTTGGAAGGGCTCTCCATGAGGGGATGGTGAGGCCCGGGTGA
- a CDS encoding P-II family nitrogen regulator, producing MKEIVAIIRPEKLEEVKNALEEVGCHGMTVTEVRGRGRQLGITESYRGRDYRIDLIPKTKIEIVVNDEDLDRVVDTIVKSAQTGDIGDGKIFISGVEEVVRIRTGESGEKAV from the coding sequence ATGAAAGAGATAGTTGCCATCATAAGACCCGAGAAACTCGAGGAAGTTAAAAATGCCCTTGAAGAGGTAGGGTGCCATGGGATGACAGTGACCGAGGTAAGGGGCCGCGGGAGACAGCTTGGTATAACCGAGAGCTACCGTGGAAGAGACTACAGGATAGACCTCATACCAAAGACAAAGATTGAGATAGTGGTGAATGACGAGGACCTTGATAGGGTCGTTGATACGATAGTGAAAAGCGCCCAGACCGGTGACATAGGCGATGGAAAGATATTCATATCTGGAGTTGAAGAGGTTGTGAGGATAAGAACAGGCGAAAGCGGTGAAAAGGCTGTTTAA
- a CDS encoding ammonium transporter: protein MDAVLNSGDTAWMLISTALVMLMTVPGVALFYGGLTKKENVLNTMFLSLIAFAVTSLIWVLYGYQFAFGADIMGLIGSPANLFMNGIGVDKLAELAPTIPDFLYITFQLTFAAITVALISGAIVERMKFSAWLAFVALWVSLVYVPVAHWVWGGGFLAQMGALDFAGGTVVHINSGVAALALVYLLGKRKDTRLLPHNLGYSVIGAALLWFGWFGFNAGSALTAGGLAASAFIVTNTAAAAGMLSWVIIDYLKTGKPTVLGGISGAVAGLVAITPAAGFVTVPAAIIIGLVTSAISYFAISYLKPKVGYDDALDVFGIHGMSGIWGSVATGIFAAPFINELGTGLIYGNPGQMTAQVIAVVIVAIYSFIVTLVIGKLLDLTVGLRVTEKEEIEGLDTHLHEETGYRI, encoded by the coding sequence ATGGACGCGGTTTTAAACTCCGGTGACACAGCCTGGATGCTGATATCAACGGCCCTCGTGATGCTCATGACGGTTCCAGGCGTGGCACTATTCTATGGGGGTTTAACAAAAAAGGAGAACGTGCTCAACACGATGTTCCTGTCACTGATAGCCTTCGCAGTGACAAGCCTCATATGGGTGCTCTACGGCTATCAGTTTGCATTTGGGGCAGATATAATGGGACTCATAGGAAGTCCAGCGAACCTATTCATGAACGGCATAGGTGTCGATAAACTCGCAGAACTCGCACCCACGATACCAGACTTCCTTTACATAACCTTTCAGCTAACATTTGCTGCAATAACAGTTGCACTCATATCAGGTGCGATAGTGGAAAGAATGAAATTCTCAGCATGGCTGGCATTCGTTGCACTCTGGGTGAGTCTGGTATATGTACCGGTGGCCCACTGGGTATGGGGCGGTGGATTCCTTGCCCAGATGGGTGCCCTTGACTTTGCAGGGGGTACAGTGGTCCACATAAACTCAGGTGTGGCTGCACTCGCACTGGTATACCTCCTTGGTAAGAGGAAGGATACAAGGCTGCTACCACATAACCTTGGGTACTCAGTGATAGGCGCTGCGCTCCTGTGGTTCGGATGGTTCGGCTTCAACGCAGGTTCAGCCCTCACAGCAGGGGGACTGGCAGCATCAGCATTCATTGTGACCAACACTGCTGCAGCAGCAGGTATGCTATCATGGGTGATAATAGACTACCTCAAAACAGGTAAACCCACAGTTCTCGGTGGCATATCAGGTGCAGTCGCAGGGCTCGTGGCAATAACACCAGCGGCGGGCTTTGTGACGGTCCCAGCAGCAATAATCATAGGCCTCGTCACAAGTGCCATATCATACTTCGCAATATCCTACCTCAAACCAAAGGTTGGATACGACGACGCACTTGACGTATTCGGGATACACGGAATGTCAGGTATATGGGGATCAGTGGCAACAGGTATCTTCGCAGCACCATTCATAAATGAACTGGGAACAGGCCTCATCTACGGAAACCCCGGTCAGATGACAGCACAGGTGATAGCAGTTGTCATTGTAGCTATCTACTCCTTCATAGTTACACTGGTGATAGGAAAGCTCCTGGACCTCACAGTGGGCCTCAGGGTAACTGAGAAGGAGGAAATAGAGGGACTTGACACCCACCTCCACGAGGAGACAGGATACAGAATCTAG
- a CDS encoding DUF2149 domain-containing protein → MPLRRRRKLLSDQNEEDPMAGSANLVDAMLVLSVGFLIFLVLSWNMQNVVFADMTPQERQETMEAMKRAVEVQKGQELNNTPETSSGSGQGYVEMGTVYRDPKTGKLIMVQG, encoded by the coding sequence ATGCCGCTCAGACGCCGGCGAAAACTCCTGTCGGATCAAAATGAAGAGGACCCGATGGCCGGAAGCGCAAACCTGGTTGATGCCATGCTGGTCCTGTCTGTGGGTTTCCTCATATTCCTGGTACTCTCATGGAACATGCAGAATGTTGTATTTGCTGACATGACCCCACAGGAGCGTCAGGAAACCATGGAGGCAATGAAAAGGGCAGTTGAGGTTCAGAAGGGCCAGGAACTCAACAACACTCCCGAGACCAGTTCGGGGTCCGGCCAGGGGTACGTTGAGATGGGAACCGTTTACAGGGATCCCAAGACGGGTAAGCTGATAATGGTTCAGGGGTAG
- the pdxS gene encoding pyridoxal 5'-phosphate synthase lyase subunit PdxS, which produces MLHGTEVLKKGFAKMTKGGVIMDVVNAEQAAIAEDSGAVAVMALEKVPADIRASGGVARMADPNKVQEIMDAVSIPVMAKVRIGHFVEAQVLEALGVDMIDESEVLTPADERFHIDKRKFTVPFVCGARNLGEALRRIDEGAAMIRTKGEPGTGNIVEAVRHMRIMMSEIREIQNKEEEELWEFARKIEAPLELVRETARLGKLPVVNFAAGGVATPADAALMMQLGADGVFVGSGIFKSDNPEGYARAIVEATAHYDEPEVIADVSRGLGTAMRGLEISEIPEEGRMQDRGW; this is translated from the coding sequence ATGCTGCATGGTACAGAAGTACTCAAGAAGGGATTTGCAAAGATGACCAAGGGTGGCGTTATAATGGACGTTGTCAATGCTGAACAGGCTGCAATTGCAGAGGACTCAGGGGCAGTCGCTGTAATGGCCCTTGAGAAGGTACCCGCTGATATAAGGGCCTCTGGAGGAGTTGCAAGGATGGCTGATCCCAACAAGGTCCAGGAGATAATGGACGCAGTGTCCATACCCGTGATGGCCAAGGTCAGGATAGGACACTTTGTTGAGGCCCAGGTCCTTGAGGCCCTGGGGGTCGATATGATAGATGAGAGCGAGGTTCTAACCCCTGCAGATGAACGCTTCCACATAGATAAGAGGAAGTTCACTGTTCCATTTGTGTGTGGTGCAAGAAACCTTGGCGAGGCCCTCAGGAGGATAGATGAGGGCGCGGCAATGATAAGGACCAAGGGGGAACCTGGAACTGGTAACATCGTTGAAGCCGTGAGGCACATGAGGATAATGATGAGTGAGATCAGGGAGATCCAGAACAAGGAGGAAGAGGAACTCTGGGAATTCGCAAGGAAGATTGAGGCTCCCCTTGAACTTGTAAGGGAAACAGCCCGTCTTGGAAAGCTCCCGGTGGTCAACTTCGCAGCGGGTGGTGTCGCAACACCAGCAGACGCAGCACTCATGATGCAGCTTGGTGCCGACGGCGTGTTTGTTGGTTCAGGTATATTCAAGTCAGATAACCCTGAGGGATATGCGAGGGCCATTGTTGAGGCCACAGCCCACTACGACGAACCTGAGGTCATAGCGGATGTTTCAAGGGGCCTTGGCACAGCCATGAGGGGACTTGAAATCAGTGAGATTCCTGAAGAGGGTAGAATGCAGGATAGGGGATGGTGA
- a CDS encoding DUF2162 domain-containing protein, whose protein sequence is MDMANLLWQAGILSVLLIFGVKIGLAMGFAGLSRKMAALITAGYGLGIYGLSALANAYMNSIQGFFNTYSSLITIIMASILIFAGVHTLREWKEHRRDTAKTACVAMVAPCPCCFGAVIVSIILVSPIIGVSAITIGKYSGIILAAFIALFYVFANGVASAINKPYPVLLGNFMLFAGLYFLTAAIVLPNVNSAMSMKMTPLTVPGINTIIYVALGTLALMGLGIYLNKRKSTFIE, encoded by the coding sequence ATGGACATGGCAAACCTACTGTGGCAGGCGGGAATCCTATCGGTTTTACTGATATTTGGCGTGAAGATTGGACTGGCAATGGGTTTTGCGGGGCTATCAAGGAAGATGGCAGCCTTGATAACTGCGGGTTACGGTCTGGGTATATATGGCCTCTCGGCACTTGCAAATGCCTACATGAACTCGATTCAGGGCTTCTTCAACACCTACAGTTCACTGATAACAATCATAATGGCATCTATCCTCATATTTGCCGGTGTGCACACCCTCCGTGAGTGGAAGGAACACAGGAGGGATACAGCAAAGACTGCGTGCGTTGCAATGGTGGCGCCCTGTCCCTGCTGCTTCGGGGCGGTGATAGTCAGCATAATACTTGTATCGCCCATAATCGGTGTATCAGCAATCACAATCGGCAAATATTCCGGGATAATTCTGGCAGCCTTCATAGCGTTATTCTATGTATTCGCCAATGGAGTTGCATCAGCAATCAACAAACCCTACCCTGTTCTGCTGGGCAACTTCATGCTTTTTGCCGGTCTCTACTTCCTGACAGCTGCCATTGTGCTTCCAAATGTGAACAGCGCCATGAGCATGAAGATGACGCCACTGACGGTTCCAGGCATAAACACCATAATATATGTTGCGCTGGGGACACTGGCGCTCATGGGACTTGGAATTTACCTTAACAAGAGAAAGAGCACTTTCATAGAATAA
- a CDS encoding PfkB family carbohydrate kinase — MNTERYLLIGPVSRDRIVRGNWTESRVGGAVYYYSRLLSHLGVDHTALVTLSEADKYLLGEFPSNTNIIPLYRDSTVEFENIYDNGDTSRRIQRSNFASNPIEIGDIETIAGEEWTAVLAGPLLPSDIPLETLEFLGKMHRLYTGLQGYLRYPAGEMVRLKFNKEIPRVLGAGNGAFLDINELRTVSSDIMGALGILSEHCAEVIVTCGPRGSLISHKGSLIRIMAVTAERELDPTGLGDTYMAAYVHMRRASDPEAAGNFASLMATRKLEGKI, encoded by the coding sequence GTGAACACAGAAAGGTACCTCCTTATAGGTCCTGTTAGCAGGGATCGTATAGTGAGGGGGAACTGGACAGAGTCCAGGGTGGGTGGAGCCGTTTACTACTATTCCCGGCTACTCTCACACCTTGGGGTTGACCACACGGCACTTGTAACCCTGTCAGAGGCTGACAAGTACCTTCTCGGCGAATTCCCGTCCAATACAAACATAATACCACTTTACAGGGACTCAACGGTTGAATTTGAGAATATCTATGATAACGGGGATACCTCAAGGAGGATTCAGAGGTCCAATTTTGCCAGTAACCCCATTGAAATTGGGGATATTGAAACAATTGCAGGGGAGGAGTGGACCGCCGTCCTTGCAGGTCCTCTTTTGCCTTCAGACATACCACTGGAGACGCTGGAGTTCCTGGGAAAAATGCACAGACTCTACACAGGACTTCAGGGCTACCTGAGATACCCTGCTGGAGAGATGGTCAGACTCAAATTCAATAAGGAAATTCCGCGAGTCCTGGGGGCAGGGAACGGAGCTTTTCTTGACATCAACGAACTTCGAACAGTTTCCAGTGACATTATGGGGGCTCTTGGAATACTCAGTGAACACTGCGCTGAGGTCATAGTAACCTGTGGACCCCGGGGCTCCCTGATATCCCATAAGGGGTCCCTCATAAGGATAATGGCTGTTACTGCGGAAAGGGAACTTGACCCAACCGGGCTTGGGGATACATACATGGCTGCCTACGTCCATATGAGGAGAGCTTCTGATCCTGAGGCTGCTGGAAACTTTGCATCTCTTATGGCAACAAGAAAGCTTGAGGGAAAAATTTAA
- a CDS encoding MotA/TolQ/ExbB proton channel family protein: MVAVPGSEILSGALHVVSQSLLIPVIAGLLLFMVYAIITLGGLMSEYSGRIRTDIRELESAIKSISNPGTPERIIEVVNSMEIPQSQKEVLTNIVETSELGPKSREALARKLIENEELRAAKSLEKTDIVTRLGPTLGLMGTLIPMGPGLAALGAGDINTLAQAIIIAFDTTVVGLASGGIAYVISKVRRRWYEEYLSNLETMAEAVLEVMDNAAQTPAKTPVGSK, from the coding sequence ATGGTTGCAGTACCCGGCAGTGAAATACTGAGCGGCGCACTACACGTTGTCTCCCAGAGTCTCCTAATACCTGTTATAGCGGGGCTCCTGTTATTCATGGTCTATGCAATAATAACCCTTGGCGGGCTAATGTCAGAGTACTCTGGAAGAATAAGGACTGACATCAGGGAACTGGAATCAGCTATAAAGTCAATTTCCAATCCAGGAACCCCTGAGAGGATAATTGAGGTTGTAAATTCAATGGAGATACCGCAGAGCCAGAAGGAGGTCCTTACAAATATTGTGGAGACTTCAGAACTGGGACCCAAATCAAGGGAGGCTCTTGCAAGGAAACTCATAGAGAACGAGGAGCTCAGGGCTGCAAAGAGCCTCGAGAAGACGGATATCGTGACAAGGCTCGGACCAACCCTTGGTCTCATGGGGACACTCATACCCATGGGGCCCGGCCTGGCAGCCCTCGGTGCAGGGGATATAAATACACTGGCCCAGGCCATCATCATAGCCTTTGACACAACAGTCGTGGGCCTCGCATCAGGGGGTATAGCCTACGTAATCTCAAAGGTCAGGCGCAGATGGTATGAGGAGTACCTCTCAAACCTTGAGACCATGGCCGAGGCAGTGCTGGAGGTGATGGATAATGCCGCTCAGACGCCGGCGAAAACTCCTGTCGGATCAAAATGA
- a CDS encoding cobaltochelatase subunit CobN — MRKQLFTLTAVLFMIMLCQTVAAADNSTAGGDPGNLTVNNTQEIRDPVVLVIHSSTSSKMTNDAAKKVMDLINPSQPGYNPQNKSTWTVRFEVRTTTQISRMNPSELKSLIESADIVIAEWLFDSGNFRNVMRDYPEIASNRPNKIFIVLESDPDLTNMSQINGVRIFQGIDASVIGNTDTKNTILYDLKNSNEARLKAYVNTYPQLAPWVTYGLYYAKKGTVNYENQFKLLLKNFTVMNGGTWPSEWEPAAPITIPAEMLYRDGRVFTSLADYLAAYPLNASRPTIGIAGLDSVLLSGDMAHFDSIIARLTASGMNVIPVVGAYSGVNGTQPLNIYSAMVKFFVYDPANPSRVITAAEYEANPSAYRYRIDALVSFTTFTLGSGFVNQTAALLERMNVPVFRAMISTKREEGEWLVSEDGLLWSDTYYQIAIPETQGIIEPIFVAAPAKSIDSITGVEIVAYTPIDEQMNYLVQRISNWVRLRYLANSQKRIALIYYNYPPGKGNIGASYLNVPETLVEILRALQSSGYNVSGFPQSADDLVKLLTERGINVATWAPGELEKLANKTSIILWDAEEYYAWFQTLNPIARKQVVEGPVGYIEEMVKLALSYVSSDTAYTAALNTLDKWSSEMISLANTYPEKSQQASVLIRNMTEALKAVLNNARTGQSTDAPWSMFYNFKNEFQSLAVPGFNGWGAPPGNVMTVERNGRKYIVIPGIIFGNVFIGPEPQRGWEADVDKLYHSTVVAPPHQYLAWYAWVNTVFNADAQVHIGRHATYEWLPRKQVALSNFDFSQICAGTKPSVYIYIMDGVGEGIQSKRRGYAVIVDHLTPPMKTTQLYGDLSELRALIDDYTKTPDASPLKQEYFNSIRNMVIKLNVAAEIGISPDNFTAEDIERVEDYLVVLQQTLMPVGLHTFGLRWTDEEIALLAAAMVSSDGGPSSPSLQRLIASLKGWNFDNLTALQAEELNNITISWVLQVMGGTPPADLTNNSQVIELLNRAREYAALISQSFSSEMNSLLDALNGGFITPRPGNDPVRNPSALPTGSNFYAVSENLMPTKTAWNLGKRLADMALAQFDRIPEKVAAVVWCVETVRDDGTMVSFVLRLMGVEPTWSSTGSASNLKATPLSQLLADINAVRSASGLSNFTERPRVDPIVTTSGLFRDLFPRLLINMDRAYRIALAASYTEIVASYPSLKTSLDHVLQTLVYAKYTNFRGSEPLTTNYIALHWINDTLRYMQAGLNATDAGEIAITRIFAPPVGDYGAGVSKGTEVSWTWNDRSELADIYFNRMSHAYSERSWGVSMPETFKELLRGIQTAYHSRNTNLYGVVDNDDYFDYFGGLSMAIEMMNNGRAPELYVLRYANPGNPRVMSLKQFIAIEYRTRYLNPEWIRAIMNEGYQGPRTIAKYTSHLVGWEYTVPELLDSGFWDEYYDAVVADKYNLGLKTAYSKNPYAAMDILAHFAEMANRGQWNARSEQLAFIAECLGNYVAENGVSCSGSVCGDRELMKWISQYMSSDLRKKFTAALYAATGASVFAPEPSGDVNPGENPSTGPTTGPSGPSARGGGSSGRTTADGSAGRTAAASQAAVSASSQDSAGEEAGQQKSYEVKETPSAVNQRTEFPLYGVAGIVAILVLVGVGYFLGPGRR; from the coding sequence ATGAGAAAACAGCTCTTTACACTGACAGCAGTTCTCTTCATGATCATGCTCTGCCAGACAGTGGCAGCTGCAGATAACAGCACCGCAGGAGGTGATCCCGGAAACCTAACAGTGAACAACACACAGGAGATCAGGGATCCTGTCGTACTTGTCATACACTCGTCAACCAGTTCCAAGATGACCAATGATGCGGCAAAGAAGGTCATGGACCTCATAAACCCCTCACAGCCAGGATACAACCCACAGAATAAGTCAACATGGACGGTCAGGTTTGAGGTAAGGACCACCACACAGATATCAAGGATGAACCCCTCTGAACTTAAAAGCCTCATTGAGTCTGCGGATATCGTTATCGCAGAGTGGCTCTTTGACTCAGGTAACTTCAGGAATGTTATGCGTGATTACCCTGAAATTGCATCTAACAGACCAAACAAGATATTCATTGTCCTTGAAAGTGACCCGGATCTCACAAACATGTCACAGATCAACGGTGTACGCATATTCCAGGGTATAGATGCCTCGGTTATCGGTAACACAGATACAAAGAACACTATCCTCTATGACCTCAAAAACTCCAACGAGGCACGCCTGAAGGCCTATGTTAATACGTACCCGCAGCTTGCACCCTGGGTGACCTATGGTCTCTACTATGCAAAGAAGGGAACCGTGAACTATGAAAACCAGTTCAAGCTGCTTCTTAAGAACTTCACGGTGATGAATGGGGGCACCTGGCCATCTGAATGGGAACCTGCAGCACCTATAACCATTCCAGCGGAGATGCTCTACCGTGACGGCAGGGTCTTTACCAGCCTCGCTGATTACCTTGCAGCATACCCACTCAACGCATCACGGCCCACCATTGGAATAGCTGGCCTTGATAGCGTTCTCCTTTCAGGGGATATGGCCCACTTTGACAGCATAATAGCCAGGCTCACAGCAAGCGGAATGAACGTGATACCCGTTGTCGGGGCGTATTCCGGTGTTAACGGTACACAGCCACTCAACATCTATTCGGCGATGGTCAAGTTCTTCGTCTATGACCCTGCAAACCCATCAAGGGTTATCACAGCAGCGGAGTATGAGGCCAACCCCTCAGCCTACAGGTACAGGATAGACGCCCTTGTGAGTTTCACAACATTCACACTGGGGTCTGGCTTCGTGAATCAGACCGCAGCTCTCCTTGAGAGAATGAATGTGCCTGTATTCAGGGCAATGATATCAACAAAGAGGGAAGAGGGTGAATGGTTAGTATCAGAGGACGGGCTTCTCTGGAGTGACACCTACTACCAGATAGCCATTCCAGAGACCCAGGGGATAATAGAGCCCATATTCGTTGCCGCGCCAGCAAAGAGTATTGACAGTATAACAGGGGTTGAGATAGTCGCATACACGCCGATAGATGAGCAGATGAATTACCTGGTACAGCGAATCAGCAACTGGGTCAGGCTCAGATACCTGGCAAACTCCCAGAAAAGAATAGCACTCATCTACTACAATTACCCGCCGGGTAAGGGTAACATAGGTGCCAGTTACCTCAACGTACCTGAAACTCTCGTTGAAATACTAAGGGCACTCCAGAGCTCAGGGTACAATGTTTCAGGTTTTCCTCAGAGTGCAGATGACCTTGTGAAGCTCCTCACCGAGAGGGGAATAAACGTTGCAACATGGGCACCGGGGGAACTGGAAAAACTTGCAAATAAAACCTCAATCATCCTCTGGGATGCAGAGGAATACTATGCATGGTTCCAGACCCTGAACCCGATTGCAAGAAAACAGGTCGTGGAGGGTCCTGTGGGTTACATTGAGGAGATGGTTAAGCTAGCGCTCAGCTACGTTTCCAGTGACACCGCATACACCGCAGCCCTGAATACCCTTGATAAGTGGTCCTCTGAGATGATATCACTTGCAAATACCTACCCTGAGAAGTCACAGCAGGCATCAGTTCTAATAAGAAACATGACAGAAGCACTGAAGGCAGTTCTCAACAATGCAAGGACAGGTCAGAGCACAGATGCGCCGTGGAGCATGTTCTATAACTTCAAAAATGAATTCCAGAGCCTGGCAGTCCCTGGGTTCAATGGATGGGGCGCCCCGCCAGGTAATGTCATGACAGTGGAGAGAAACGGCAGAAAGTACATCGTCATACCAGGTATAATATTTGGCAACGTTTTCATTGGCCCTGAACCCCAGAGGGGATGGGAGGCAGACGTTGATAAACTCTACCACAGCACGGTCGTGGCACCACCACACCAGTACCTTGCCTGGTATGCATGGGTTAACACGGTGTTCAATGCGGATGCCCAGGTCCACATAGGAAGACATGCAACATACGAGTGGCTTCCAAGAAAGCAGGTCGCACTCAGCAACTTTGACTTCTCACAGATATGTGCCGGTACAAAGCCCTCAGTCTACATCTACATCATGGACGGTGTTGGTGAGGGGATACAGTCCAAGAGGAGGGGCTATGCGGTTATAGTGGACCACCTCACACCCCCAATGAAGACAACACAGCTCTACGGGGACCTCTCAGAACTCAGAGCCCTCATTGATGATTATACAAAGACACCCGATGCAAGCCCACTAAAACAGGAGTACTTCAATTCAATAAGGAACATGGTCATAAAGCTCAATGTAGCAGCAGAGATTGGTATCAGTCCAGATAACTTCACTGCAGAGGACATTGAAAGGGTTGAGGATTACCTTGTGGTCCTCCAGCAGACACTCATGCCTGTCGGTCTCCATACCTTCGGGTTAAGGTGGACCGATGAGGAGATAGCCCTCCTTGCAGCTGCAATGGTATCCTCTGATGGCGGCCCATCAAGTCCCTCACTGCAGAGGCTCATAGCATCTCTGAAGGGATGGAACTTTGACAACCTCACGGCACTGCAGGCAGAGGAGCTCAACAATATCACCATAAGCTGGGTACTCCAGGTCATGGGTGGCACACCACCAGCGGACCTTACAAACAATTCACAGGTAATTGAGCTTCTCAACAGGGCACGTGAGTACGCAGCACTGATAAGTCAGAGCTTCAGTTCAGAGATGAACTCACTTCTCGATGCACTGAACGGTGGATTTATAACACCAAGACCAGGAAATGACCCTGTAAGGAACCCCTCAGCTCTTCCAACAGGCAGCAACTTCTATGCGGTATCAGAGAACCTGATGCCAACAAAGACAGCATGGAATCTGGGTAAACGCCTGGCTGACATGGCACTTGCACAGTTTGACAGGATCCCTGAGAAGGTGGCAGCGGTTGTCTGGTGTGTTGAGACGGTGCGTGACGACGGTACCATGGTCTCATTTGTGCTGAGGCTGATGGGTGTGGAGCCAACATGGTCATCCACGGGGTCGGCTTCCAACCTTAAGGCGACGCCACTCTCACAGCTACTCGCAGATATCAATGCAGTAAGATCTGCATCTGGACTTTCAAACTTCACAGAAAGGCCCAGGGTGGATCCGATTGTAACAACAAGTGGACTCTTCAGGGATCTGTTCCCGAGGCTCCTCATCAACATGGACAGGGCCTACAGGATTGCCCTTGCCGCTTCATACACTGAGATCGTCGCGTCCTATCCGTCACTTAAAACCTCACTTGACCATGTGCTGCAGACACTTGTGTATGCCAAGTATACAAACTTCAGGGGAAGCGAGCCCCTCACAACCAACTACATTGCACTCCACTGGATCAATGATACCCTTAGGTACATGCAGGCTGGTCTTAACGCCACGGATGCAGGTGAAATCGCCATAACAAGGATCTTTGCACCACCTGTTGGTGATTACGGTGCAGGTGTCAGTAAGGGTACAGAGGTATCATGGACCTGGAACGACAGAAGCGAACTTGCAGACATCTACTTCAACAGAATGAGCCATGCATACAGTGAACGTTCCTGGGGCGTTTCAATGCCCGAAACCTTTAAGGAACTCCTCAGGGGTATTCAGACGGCCTACCACAGCAGAAACACCAACCTGTATGGGGTTGTTGATAACGACGACTACTTCGACTACTTCGGCGGTCTTTCAATGGCCATCGAGATGATGAACAATGGAAGGGCCCCGGAACTCTACGTACTGAGATATGCAAACCCAGGCAATCCCAGGGTCATGTCACTGAAGCAGTTCATAGCCATTGAATACAGAACAAGGTACCTGAATCCCGAGTGGATCAGGGCAATCATGAATGAGGGGTATCAGGGGCCAAGGACCATAGCAAAGTACACATCCCACCTGGTGGGATGGGAATACACGGTGCCTGAACTCCTTGACAGTGGCTTCTGGGACGAGTACTATGACGCTGTGGTTGCAGATAAATACAATCTCGGACTGAAGACAGCCTATTCAAAGAACCCCTACGCTGCCATGGACATACTGGCACACTTTGCAGAGATGGCAAACAGGGGCCAGTGGAATGCCAGGAGTGAGCAGCTTGCATTCATCGCAGAGTGCCTTGGAAATTACGTTGCTGAGAATGGTGTTTCATGTTCAGGGTCAGTCTGCGGTGACAGGGAACTGATGAAGTGGATCAGCCAGTACATGTCCTCTGATCTCAGGAAAAAATTCACTGCAGCCCTCTACGCGGCAACAGGGGCGTCGGTGTTTGCACCTGAACCATCCGGTGATGTGAATCCAGGTGAGAATCCATCCACAGGGCCCACGACAGGTCCTTCAGGCCCTTCAGCCAGGGGTGGCGGATCCTCTGGAAGAACCACCGCTGATGGTTCTGCTGGAAGAACCGCTGCGGCTTCCCAGGCAGCTGTTTCAGCATCTTCACAGGATTCAGCCGGTGAAGAGGCCGGTCAGCAGAAATCCTATGAGGTGAAAGAGACACCTTCAGCGGTTAATCAGAGAACAGAGTTCCCGTTATATGGAGTAGCGGGCATAGTGGCCATACTGGTACTTGTGGGTGTGGGATACTTCCTTGGACCTGGAAGGAGGTAG